One Coccinella septempunctata chromosome X, icCocSept1.1, whole genome shotgun sequence genomic window carries:
- the LOC123321541 gene encoding NGFI-A-binding protein homolog, whose protein sequence is MVSGMDPVNENDVRPGADVHATLSTARDARQSPKFNQVLIQRNSTSPSVPRKIMSKNHNNTIFPTSYPSNLAELQLFRVMQNASLLVYYDTLLEMGGDDVQQLCDACEEEFLEIMSLVGMASKPLHVRRLQKSLHEWVGNPSKFKLPLIPGDDYELELSSPRVTSNHGFYTMDSMDSTRTIYSPSPGDVCALPSVASPGLPLNKRPYSPLDPACPPSSSSSPGSSMSVQLTPTLMESQIAKLAAAAERLSKNLPQYEPKPHNTKKKVCKELELVMSMPENDPRRMDEIRRYAAIYGRFDCKRKPEKPLTLHEVSVNEAAAQICRFIPALLTRRDELFPLARQVVKDSGCYYSKTQLSTMYMNKHLNNEELDNSNSRDSPRLHDGDMPSKKAKLDLNSEGDERRQESEDGILIRTSLHSLFQHHSRNSSHNSREANSRKTSLVVDIEDADSRYSYSNCSSPQRKMEEDEDSEDTNKFSPKVQIIAASGDNIIAVANPALAMSPAIITPIPECRETAIIKKE, encoded by the exons ATGGTATCTGGCATGGACCCGGTGAATGAAAACGACGTCCGACCCGGCGCGGACGTCCATGCGACGCTGTCCACTGCCAGAGACGCTAGACAATCGCCGAAGTTCAACCAGGTGTTGATCCAGAGGAATTCTACATCACCTTCAGTGCCTAGGAAAATCATGAGCAAGAATCACAACAACACAA TTTTCCCTACATCGTACCCTAGCAACCTAGCAGAATTACAACTCTTTCGAGTGATGCAAAATGCATCGCTCCTAGTTTACTATGACACACTTTTGGAGATGGGTGGAGACGATGTTCAGCAGCTTTGTGACGCCTGCGAGGAGGAATTCCTGGAGATCATGTCCTTGGTGGGAATGGCTTCGAAACCCTTGCACGTCAGAAGACTGCAGAAATCGCTCCACGAATGGGTGGGAAACCCTTCCAAATTCAAACTACCCCTCATACCAGGCGATGATTACGAACTGGAGTTGTCCAGTCCAAGGGTGACCAGCAACCACGGTTTCTACACTATGGACAGTATGGATAGTACGAGGACAATCTATTCACCATCCCCGGGTGATGTGTGTGCCTTACCCTCGGTAGCTAGCCCTGGTCTTCCCCTCAATAAAAG GCCTTACTCCCCCTTAGACCCAGCATGCCCCCCATCGTCCAGCTCGAGTCCAGGAAGTAGTATGTCTGTTCAACTAACCCCCACGCTTATGGAGTCCCAGATAGCCAAACTAGCTGCAGCAGCTGAAAGGCTGAGTAAAAATCTCCCGCAATATGAACCAAAACCCCATAATACCAAAAAGAAAGTTTGCAAAGAGTTAGAG TTAGTTATGTCCATGCCCGAAAACGATCCAAGAAGGATGGATGAAATAAGGAGGTATGCAGCTATCTATGGACGATTCGATTGCAAAAGAAAACCTGAAAAACCCCTCACTCTTCATGAGGTTTCTGTAAATGAGGCAGCGGCTCAGATTTGTAGATTTATACCAGCTCTATTGACTAGAAGGGACGAACTTTTTCCATTAGCTAGACAAGTTGTTAAAGATTCCGGTTGTTACTACTCCAAAACTCA ATTATCAACAATGTACATGAACAAGCATTTAAATAACGAGGAGCTGGATAATTCGAATTCTAGAGATAGTCCAAGATTGCACGATGGGGATATGCCGTCTAAAAAGGCCAAATTAGATCTGAATAGCGAAGGGGATGAACGACGGCAG GAATCTGAAGATGGTATACTTATAAGAACTTCCCTACATTCATTATTTCAGCATCACTCCAGAAATTCTTCACATAATTCCAG AGAAGCGAATAGTAGAAAGACTTCTTTGGTTGTAGATATTGAAGATGCAGATTCTAGATACTCGTATAGCAACTGCAGCTCTCCTCAG CGAAAAATGGAAGAAGATGAAGACAGTGAAGACACCAACAAATTTTCACCGAAAGTACAGATTATAGCTGCCAGTGGGGATAATATTATAGCTGTTGCGAACCCAGCATTAGCTATGTCACCTGCTATCATAACACCGATTCCCGAATGCAGAGAAACggcaataataaaaaaagaatgA
- the LOC123321542 gene encoding venom protease-like translates to MGIIDRVCFVLVLSCVFIQESSQQEGVFCETPNQEPGACLSIYQCPALLNILKTQSNNPQAVAFLRNSVCFRNGNIPIVCCPTQRVRTPNPFLEPDPTPPTNNAIDPVTKDPYPQPQTQPTTSGKLLRKPNCGYSNITNSRIVGGVPAKLGEFPWMVILGYRNSKNPSIPKWLCGASLISDRHVLTAGHCVHGRSDLYLARIGDLDLYSENDGASPEDIPLESARVHEDYSPVKFTNDVAILKLSKRVNHPSVWPVCLPVDDGLRTRNFVRTQPVVAGWGSTNFNGPTSTTLLEVAVPVVSTDECRRAYSKQNSVIDERVLCAGFARGGKDSCKGDSGGPLMFIESEPNNLRITQIGVVSYGFRCAEAGYPGVYTRITNFLDWIERNLI, encoded by the exons ATGGGAATAATTGATCGTGTTTGTTTTGTGCTTGTCCTTTCGTGTGTCTTCATACAGGAATCCAGCCAACAAG AGGGTGTTTTTTGCGAGACCCCAAACCAAGAACCAGGTGCCTGCCTGAGCATATACCAATGCCCCGCGCTACTGAACATCCTCAAAACCCAGTCTAATAACCCCCAAGCCGTAGCCTTCCTCAGAAACTCAGTATGTTTCCGCAACGGAAACATCCCCATCGTTTGCTGTCCCACACAAAGGGTGCGAACGCCAAATCCATTCTTAGAACCTGATCCAACGCCTCCTACAAATAACGCTATTGATCCGGTCACCAAGGATCCATACCCTCAACCACAAACCCAGCCGACGACTAGTGGGAAACTTCTGAGGAAACCTAACTGTGGATATTCTAACATCACCAACTCTAGAATTGTAGGAGGAGTGCCAGCCAAACTTG GAGAGTTTCCTTGGATGGTAATTTTGGGTTATAGAAATAGCAAAAATCCATCTATACCGAAATGGTTGTGTGGAGCTTCACTTATTTCAGACAGACATGTTCTAACTGCTGGCCATTGTGTCCATGGAAGATCTGATCT GTATTTAGCAAGAATTGGAGATTTGGATTTGTATTCTGAGAATGATGGGGCATCACCTGAAGATATTCCTCTAGAAAGTGCAAGAGTGCATGAAGACTATAGTCCAGTAAAATTCACGAACGACGTAGCTATTTTGAAACTTTCCAAGAGAGTTAATCATC CTTCTGTTTGGCCAGTTTGTTTACCTGTAGATGATGGTTTAAGGACCAGGAATTTTGTAAGGACGCAACCAGTTGTGGCTGGATGGGGAAGTACTAATTTCA ATGGCCCAACAAGTACAACCCTCCTTGAAGTAGCAGTACCAGTGGTGAGTACGGATGAATGCAGAAGAGCTTACAGCAAGCAGAATTCGGTGATTGACGAGAGGGTGCTCTGTGCTGGATTCGCAAGAGGGGGCAAAGATTCTTGCAAGGGGGACTCAGGGGGACCCTTGATGTTTATCGAAAGTGAACCTAACAATCTTCGAATCACCCAAATAGGGGTTGTCTCCTACGGTTTCAGATGTGCTGAGGCTGGATATCCTGGAGTTTATACCAGAATAACCAACTTCCTGGACTGGATAGAGAGGAACCTGATTTGA
- the LOC123321416 gene encoding scaffold attachment factor B2-like isoform X1, with amino-acid sequence MAESDGKKLSELRVVHLRIELEKRGLDQKGVKQVLMDRLQKALTDEGEDPETYLFNPSEEKVPSKRLSVSGKSEAEKTEDCNKEKLEQSFTETEKETDNEDKSQQKDDDHESPITLTLEEEEKIQDDENISETTTKEKSEIDEKKSANEEETKEEKEDKSTSEAETTKKEAADSSSGADGKKVPSNANPRAIWISNVAMNTRACDIKQALSQYGKVVGAKVVVNAKYPGTCCFGYVTMGSVEDANKVIENLNNTELNGHIIKIEKFDVVRGEQLKQGKNGRKSPERSKSSSRKDKSPAPQSSSKGAKEDDAKKSNDSNEEKDKTKSTEAEKSEKENAEKKTEDKEEKDDKGGDRKEDDSRKRHVSSDRKSRDSKRTSKERTSVRSRSRDKKNKEILTFDKIRETRERQRLREKERLLREESRRRHEERLRQREIERRQRSEAVRLEREREKLRIEREKIEREKNELIRLERERQKIERERIELEKMELQRTRIRLEEDRRAAKRPAPYRRDESFDDRKRSSDGRHFNEPPPPHFESSSKLRDASPPKKFATKDYKSLYDKREISDKRSSREFESDRNRHSSSSIGGRPSSGKFEGRPYENMRDRDIHERSRDSIPSVSSRVTKDHRFERERDRSPHYRPGDRRVMSDGKPKMPTSSSRPYSSSSADLPHFDSRGPSSSWNSPSPSKPFTNNSKWPKDDSWRSNAPSDRWNNSGRNPNFSGGSNLSMAPACPPPPAINNYPDRFDYKIPSSIRKY; translated from the exons ATGGCTGAATCTGATGGTAAAAAACTTAGTGAATTGAGAGTCGTCCATTTAAGAATTGAATTGGAGAAAAGGGGATTGGATCAAAAGGGAGTGAAGCAAGTGTTGATGGATAGATTACAAAAG GCTCTAACAGACGAAGGTGAGGATCCAGAGACCTATTTGTTCAATCCTTCAGAGGAGAAGGTCCCTAGTAAGAGGCTATCTGTTTCTg GTAAATCTGAAGccgagaagactgaagattgtAATAAGGAAAAACTAGAACAGAGTTTCACAGAAACTGAAAAG GAAACTGATAATGAGGATAAAAGCCAGCAGAAAGACGACGATCATGAGTCTCCCATTACATTAACTTTGGAAGAGGAGGAAAAGATTCAAGATGATGAA AACATATCGGAGACGACTACAAAGGAGAAATCAGAAATAG ATGAGAAGAAATCGGCAAATGAAGAAGAAACCAAGGAGGAAAAAGAAGACAAGTCTACATCGGAGGCTGAAACTACGAAGAAGGAAGCAGCAGATTCTTCTAG TGGTGCAGATGGCAAGAAGGTCCCTAGTAATGCGAACCCTCGCGCTATATGGATCAGTAATGTAGCTATGAATACACGTGCTTGCGATATAAAACAGGCTTTATCGCAGTACGGTAAAGTTGTGGGTGCTAAGGTTGTAGTCAACGCTAAGTATCCTGGAACCTGCTGTTTTGGCTATGTAACCATGGGATCTGTCGAAGATGCAAATAAggtcattgaaaatttgaataacaCAGAGCTCAATGGCCACATCATCAAGATAGAGAAG TTCGACGTGGTTAGGGGTGAGCAGCTGAAGCAGGGCAAAAACGGAAGAAAATCCCCCGAACGTTCCAAATCCTCTTCGAGGAAGGATAAGTCGCCGGCTCCCCAATCGTCGTCCAAAGGCGCAAAGGAGGACGACGCGAAAAAATCGAACGATAGCAACGAAGAGAAGGATAAAACGAAATCCACCGAAGCTGAGAAATCTGAGAAAGAGAATGCCGAAAAGAAGACTGAAGATAAGGAGGAGAAGGATGATAAAGGGGGAGACCGCAAAGAGGACGACAGTAGAAAGAGG CACGTGTCCAGTGACAGGAAAAGCCGCGATAGTAAAAGGACATCGAAGGAGCGTACAAGCGTTAGATCACGATCTCGTGATAAAAAGAATAAGGAAATTCTTACTTTCGATAAGATAAGA GAGACCCGTGAACGGCAAAGGCTGAGGGAAAAGGAGCGTCTTCTTAGGGAGGAATCCCGTCGTAGACACGAGGAGAGACTACGCCAGAGGGAGATAGAACGTAGGCAACGTTCAGAAGCGGTCAGGCTAGAACGGGAAAGGGAGAAACTGCGCATCGAGAGGGAAAAAATCGAAAGGGAGAAGAACGAACTGATCAGGTTGGAGCGTGAGAGGCAGAAGATAGAGCGCGAAAGGATAGAACTGGAGAAGATGGAGCTGCAGAGGACGAGGATTCGTTTGGAAGAGGACCGAAGGGCAGCAAAAAGGCCTGCCCCTTATCGAAGGGACGAGTCTTTTGATGATAGAAAACGGTCTTCCGACGGTAGACACTTCAATGAACCCCCTCCACCCCACTTTGAGAGCAG TTCCAAATTGAGAGATGCGAGTCCACCGAAGAAGTTCGCCACCAAGGATTACAAGTCTCTGTATGACAAGAGGGAAATATCCGATAAGAGGAGTAGCAGAGAATTCGAATCCGATCGCAACAGACATTCCTCGAGCTCTATTGGCGGCAGGCCCAGTTCTGGGAAATTCGAAGGTAGACCTTATGAAAATATGCGTGATCGAGATATCCACGAACGCAGTAGAGATTCTATTCCAAGTGTCAGCTCAAG AGTGACGAAAGACCACAGGTTTGAGCGCGAAAGAGATCGTAGCCCACACTATCGCCCAGGGGACAGACGTGTTATGTCTGATGGTAAGCCTAAAATGCCCACATCCTCGTCTAGACCATATTCAAGCTCATCGGCTG ATCTGCCTCATTTCGATTCGAGGGGACCTTCGTCATCGTGGAACTCGCCATCGCCATCAAAACCATTCACGAATAATTCAAAATGGCCTAAAGATGACTCTTGGCGTTCGAATGCACCATCTGACAG GTGGAATAACTCTGGAAGGAACCCCAACTTTAGTGGGGGGTCCAATTTATCTATGGCTCCAGCTTGTCCTCCACCTCCAGCCATCAACAACTATCCAGATCGATTTGATTATAAGATACCTAGTAGTATAAGAAAATATTAA
- the LOC123321416 gene encoding scaffold attachment factor B2-like isoform X2, translating into MAESDGKKLSELRVVHLRIELEKRGLDQKGVKQVLMDRLQKALTDEGEDPETYLFNPSEEKVPSKRLSVSGKSEAEKTEDCNKEKLEQSFTETEKETDNEDKSQQKDDDHESPITLTLEEEEKIQDDENISETTTKEKSEIDEKKSANEEETKEEKEDKSTSEAETTKKEAADSSSGADGKKVPSNANPRAIWISNVAMNTRACDIKQALSQYGKVVGAKVVVNAKYPGTCCFGYVTMGSVEDANKVIENLNNTELNGHIIKIEKFDVVRGEQLKQGKNGRKSPERSKSSSRKDKSPAPQSSSKGAKEDDAKKSNDSNEEKDKTKSTEAEKSEKENAEKKTEDKEEKDDKGGDRKEDDSRKRHVSSDRKSRDSKRTSKERTSVRSRSRDKKNKEILTFDKIRETRERQRLREKERLLREESRRRHEERLRQREIERRQRSEAVRLEREREKLRIEREKIEREKNELIRLERERQKIERERIELEKMELQRTRIRLEEDRRAAKRPAPYRRDESFDDRKRSSDGRHFNEPPPPHFESSSKLRDASPPKKFATKDYKSLYDKREISDKRSSREFESDRNRHSSSSIGGRPSSGKFEGRPYENMRDRDIHERSRDSIPSVSSRVTKDHRFERERDRSPHYRPGDRRVMSDDLPHFDSRGPSSSWNSPSPSKPFTNNSKWPKDDSWRSNAPSDRWNNSGRNPNFSGGSNLSMAPACPPPPAINNYPDRFDYKIPSSIRKY; encoded by the exons ATGGCTGAATCTGATGGTAAAAAACTTAGTGAATTGAGAGTCGTCCATTTAAGAATTGAATTGGAGAAAAGGGGATTGGATCAAAAGGGAGTGAAGCAAGTGTTGATGGATAGATTACAAAAG GCTCTAACAGACGAAGGTGAGGATCCAGAGACCTATTTGTTCAATCCTTCAGAGGAGAAGGTCCCTAGTAAGAGGCTATCTGTTTCTg GTAAATCTGAAGccgagaagactgaagattgtAATAAGGAAAAACTAGAACAGAGTTTCACAGAAACTGAAAAG GAAACTGATAATGAGGATAAAAGCCAGCAGAAAGACGACGATCATGAGTCTCCCATTACATTAACTTTGGAAGAGGAGGAAAAGATTCAAGATGATGAA AACATATCGGAGACGACTACAAAGGAGAAATCAGAAATAG ATGAGAAGAAATCGGCAAATGAAGAAGAAACCAAGGAGGAAAAAGAAGACAAGTCTACATCGGAGGCTGAAACTACGAAGAAGGAAGCAGCAGATTCTTCTAG TGGTGCAGATGGCAAGAAGGTCCCTAGTAATGCGAACCCTCGCGCTATATGGATCAGTAATGTAGCTATGAATACACGTGCTTGCGATATAAAACAGGCTTTATCGCAGTACGGTAAAGTTGTGGGTGCTAAGGTTGTAGTCAACGCTAAGTATCCTGGAACCTGCTGTTTTGGCTATGTAACCATGGGATCTGTCGAAGATGCAAATAAggtcattgaaaatttgaataacaCAGAGCTCAATGGCCACATCATCAAGATAGAGAAG TTCGACGTGGTTAGGGGTGAGCAGCTGAAGCAGGGCAAAAACGGAAGAAAATCCCCCGAACGTTCCAAATCCTCTTCGAGGAAGGATAAGTCGCCGGCTCCCCAATCGTCGTCCAAAGGCGCAAAGGAGGACGACGCGAAAAAATCGAACGATAGCAACGAAGAGAAGGATAAAACGAAATCCACCGAAGCTGAGAAATCTGAGAAAGAGAATGCCGAAAAGAAGACTGAAGATAAGGAGGAGAAGGATGATAAAGGGGGAGACCGCAAAGAGGACGACAGTAGAAAGAGG CACGTGTCCAGTGACAGGAAAAGCCGCGATAGTAAAAGGACATCGAAGGAGCGTACAAGCGTTAGATCACGATCTCGTGATAAAAAGAATAAGGAAATTCTTACTTTCGATAAGATAAGA GAGACCCGTGAACGGCAAAGGCTGAGGGAAAAGGAGCGTCTTCTTAGGGAGGAATCCCGTCGTAGACACGAGGAGAGACTACGCCAGAGGGAGATAGAACGTAGGCAACGTTCAGAAGCGGTCAGGCTAGAACGGGAAAGGGAGAAACTGCGCATCGAGAGGGAAAAAATCGAAAGGGAGAAGAACGAACTGATCAGGTTGGAGCGTGAGAGGCAGAAGATAGAGCGCGAAAGGATAGAACTGGAGAAGATGGAGCTGCAGAGGACGAGGATTCGTTTGGAAGAGGACCGAAGGGCAGCAAAAAGGCCTGCCCCTTATCGAAGGGACGAGTCTTTTGATGATAGAAAACGGTCTTCCGACGGTAGACACTTCAATGAACCCCCTCCACCCCACTTTGAGAGCAG TTCCAAATTGAGAGATGCGAGTCCACCGAAGAAGTTCGCCACCAAGGATTACAAGTCTCTGTATGACAAGAGGGAAATATCCGATAAGAGGAGTAGCAGAGAATTCGAATCCGATCGCAACAGACATTCCTCGAGCTCTATTGGCGGCAGGCCCAGTTCTGGGAAATTCGAAGGTAGACCTTATGAAAATATGCGTGATCGAGATATCCACGAACGCAGTAGAGATTCTATTCCAAGTGTCAGCTCAAG AGTGACGAAAGACCACAGGTTTGAGCGCGAAAGAGATCGTAGCCCACACTATCGCCCAGGGGACAGACGTGTTATGTCTGATG ATCTGCCTCATTTCGATTCGAGGGGACCTTCGTCATCGTGGAACTCGCCATCGCCATCAAAACCATTCACGAATAATTCAAAATGGCCTAAAGATGACTCTTGGCGTTCGAATGCACCATCTGACAG GTGGAATAACTCTGGAAGGAACCCCAACTTTAGTGGGGGGTCCAATTTATCTATGGCTCCAGCTTGTCCTCCACCTCCAGCCATCAACAACTATCCAGATCGATTTGATTATAAGATACCTAGTAGTATAAGAAAATATTAA